From the Pongo pygmaeus isolate AG05252 chromosome X, NHGRI_mPonPyg2-v2.0_pri, whole genome shotgun sequence genome, one window contains:
- the SLC25A6 gene encoding ADP/ATP translocase 3 — protein sequence MTEQAISFAKDFLAGGIAAAISKTAVAPIERVKLLLQVQHASKQIAADKQYKGIVDCIVRIPKEQGVLSFWRGNLANVIRYFPTQALNFAFKDKYKQIFLGGVDKHTQFWRYFAGNLASGGAAGATSLCFVYPLDFARTRLAADVGKSGTEREFRGLGDCLVKITKSDGIRGLYQGFSVSVQGIIIYRAAYFGVYDTAKGMLPDPKNTHIVVSWMIAQTVTAVAGVVSYPFDTVRRRMMMQSGRKGADIMYTGTVDCWRKIFRDEGGKAFFKGAWSNVLRGMGGAFVLVLYDELKKVI from the exons ATGACGGAACAGGCCATCTCCTTCGCGAAGGACTTCTTGGCCGGAGGCATCGCCGCCGCCATCTCCAAGACGGCCGTGGCTCCGATCGAGCGGGTCAAGCTGCTGCTGCAG GTCCAGCACGCCAGCAAGCAGATCGCTGCCGACAAGCAGTACAAGGGCATCGTGGACTGCATCGTCCGCATCCCCAAGGAGCAGGGCGTGCTGTCCTTCTGGAGGGGCAACCTGGCCAACGTCATCCGCTACTTCCCCACTCAAGCCCTCAACTTTGCCTTCAAGGATAAGTACAAGCAGATCTTCCTGGGGGGCGTGGACAAGCACACGCAGTTCTGGAGGTACTTTGCGGGCAACCTGGCGTCCGGCGGCGCGGCAGGCGCGACCTCCCTCTGCTTCGTGTACCCGCTGGATTTCGCCAGAACCCGCCTGGCAGCGGACGTGGGAAAGTCAGGCACAGAGCGCGAGTTCCGAGGCCTGGGAGACTGCCTGGTGAAGATCACCAAGTCCGACGGCATCCGGGGCCTGTACCAGGGCTTCAGCGTCTCCGTGCAGGGTATCATCATCTACCGGGCGGCCTACTTCGGCGTGTACGATACGGCCAAGG GCATGCTCCCCGACCCCAAGAACACGCACATCGTGGTGAGCTGGATGATTGCACAGACCGTGACAGCCGTGGCCGGCGTGGTGTCCTACCCCTTCGACACAGTGCGGCGGCGGATGATGATGCAGTCTGGGCGCAAAGGAG CTGACATCATGTACACGGGCACCGTCGACTGTTGGAGGAAGATCTTCAGAGACGAGGGGGGCAAGGCCTTCTTCAAGGGTGCGTGGTCCAACGTCCTGCGAGGCATGGGGGGCGCCTTTGTGCTGGTCCTGTACGACGAGCTCAAGAAGGTGATCTAA